TCGTCGCCGGGTCCGTGCGCGCGAGAAGCGTCATCACATTGGCGCGCGCCGCATGGGTGATCCAGGTCTTGTTGCCGGTGATCCTGTAGGTCTCGCCCTCCCGGACCGCACGGGTGCGCAGGCTGCCGAGATCGGAGCCCGTGTTGGGTTCGGTGAACACCGCGGTCGGCAGCACCTCGGCGGAGGAGATCTTCGGCAGCCATTCCGCCTTCTGCGCATCGGTGCCGCCCGAGAGGATCAGCTCGGCTGCGATCTCCGACCGTGTGCCGAGAGAGCCGACGCCGATATAGCCGCGCGACAATTCCTCCGAGACGACGACCATCGCCGCCTTGGGAAAGCCGAAGCCGCCGAATTCCTCCGGGATCGTCAGGCCGAAGACGCCCATGTCGGCAAGCTCCCCGATCACCGACATCGGGATCAGCTCGTCCCGCAGGTGCCAGTCATGCGCGAAGGGGGCGACCTTTTCATCGGCATAGCGCCGGAACTGGTCGCGCACCATCTCGAGCTCCTCGTCGAGGCCCGAGGCGCCGAAGGTCGCATGGCCCGTGTTGTCGCGCATCAGCGCCACGAGCCGCGTGCGCGCGGCGGCGCTGTTGCCGTCGAGCATGAGCCGGACGACCTCTTCCCTGGACGGGGGGACGAGGCCGAGCCCGAGATCGGAGAGGCGCACGATCTCGCCCTGGTTCATCGGGATCCCGCCGTAGATCTGGCTCAGATATTCCCCGAAGGCGATCTGGTGGAGGAGCTGTTCCATCTCGCCGAAGCGGCCCTCTCCGGTCAGGGTTTCGGCCCATTTCTGCATCTGGCGCAGCGCCTCGACATAGGTGGCGAGCCAGGCAAGCCCGTGCACGGCGGTCTGGTTCTCCTCGATCTTCCGGCCCGACACGCGATCCCCGTCCAGGCATTCGCCGCGCAACGCCCCCCGCGCCCGGTCGAGCAGGGCTTCGACAGGCGCGACCGCGGCGCCCGTCAGCGCGAGCAGATCGGGCAGGATCGGGTTCGTCACGGTCATCTCCTCATGATCAAGGGCCATGGGCTCTCTCCTTCGGCATCTCTTGGGCCTGTCTAGCGCCTTTGCAGTCGCAGCGCAATATTATTCTGATATAATCAGCTCATGGGAATTAAAGTGTCGCAACGGCTTTTGCGCCACAGGCGGTGTCGAACCCGTCGCAGCGCCCGTGCTTTGCGCTGGCCAAGCCCCGGCGAAGCGCCTAACTGGAGGCATGTTCGATACCCTTCTGTCCCTCCTCACCCCGTCGCAGATCGTCTTTGCCTTCGCCGTCACCCTCGTCGCCGGCTTCGTCAAGGGCGCCACCGGCTTTGCGATGCCGATGATCATGATCTCCGGCCTCGGATCCATCCTCGCCCCGGAAACCGCGCTTGCGGGGATCATCGTTTCCACCGTGCTTCTGAACCTCTGGCAGTCTCTGCGCGGCGGGGTGGCGGAGGCAATCGCGGCGGCCCGGCTCTACCGGCTCTATATCGTTGCGCTGCTGGTGTTCATCGTGCTCTCCGCGCAGCTCGTCGTCGTGCTGCCGCAGTCGGTGGTCTTCCTCTCGCTCGGTCTGATCATCGTCGGCCTCGCCGCCTATCTCCTGATCGGGCGCGCGCTGCGCATCTCCGAGGGGCATCGCAGCTTCTATGATCTCGGTCTCGGTGCCCTCTCCGGGCTGATCGGCGGCATCTCCGGCATCTGGGGGCCGCTGACCATTGCCTATCTCACCGCGGCGGACACGCCGAAAAAGCAGCAGATCAAGATCACCGGCGTCATCTTCGGCACCGGATCGCTGACGCTGCTGTTCGCGCATCTGCGCTCCGGCGTGCTGAATCCGCAGACCCTGACGCTTTCAGGAACGCTGTTCCTGCCGGCGCTGGTCGGGATGGCGCTGGGACAGCGCGTCCAGGACCGTCTCGACCAGCAGAAATTCAAACGCGCGACGCTCATCGTGCTGCTTCTTGCAGGCGCGAACCTGATCCGCCGCGGGCTGGTCTGAACCGCCCGCTCCGTCCGGCGGTCCGGCAAAGGAAAACGCCCCGGCACGGGGCCGGGGCGTCTGTCTGCCTTTCGGGTGGGGCGGATCAGCCGATCGCGGCGGCTTTCACGTCCTCGTCGATATAGGGCAGGTATTGCTCGAAATTGTCGGCGAACATCTTCACCAGCTTCTCGGCCTGCGCATCGAAGGCTTCCTTGTCGGCCCAAGTGCGGCGCGGGTCGAGCAGCAGGTCGGCCACGCCCGGAACGGAGACCGGAACCTCGAAGCCGAAATGCTCGTCCTTGCGGAACTCGACATTGGCGAGCGACCCGTCGAGCGCGGCGTGCAGCAGCGTGCGCGTCGCCTTGATCGGCATCCGCGAGCCGGTGCCGAAGGCGCCGCCGGTCCAGCCGGTGTTCACGAGCCAGCAGGTCGCGCCGTGCTTGGCGATCTTGTCGCGCAGCAGGTTGCCATAGGCCT
The nucleotide sequence above comes from Celeribacter indicus. Encoded proteins:
- a CDS encoding sulfite exporter TauE/SafE family protein, with the translated sequence MFDTLLSLLTPSQIVFAFAVTLVAGFVKGATGFAMPMIMISGLGSILAPETALAGIIVSTVLLNLWQSLRGGVAEAIAAARLYRLYIVALLVFIVLSAQLVVVLPQSVVFLSLGLIIVGLAAYLLIGRALRISEGHRSFYDLGLGALSGLIGGISGIWGPLTIAYLTAADTPKKQQIKITGVIFGTGSLTLLFAHLRSGVLNPQTLTLSGTLFLPALVGMALGQRVQDRLDQQKFKRATLIVLLLAGANLIRRGLV
- a CDS encoding acyl-CoA dehydrogenase family protein, coding for MALDHEEMTVTNPILPDLLALTGAAVAPVEALLDRARGALRGECLDGDRVSGRKIEENQTAVHGLAWLATYVEALRQMQKWAETLTGEGRFGEMEQLLHQIAFGEYLSQIYGGIPMNQGEIVRLSDLGLGLVPPSREEVVRLMLDGNSAAARTRLVALMRDNTGHATFGASGLDEELEMVRDQFRRYADEKVAPFAHDWHLRDELIPMSVIGELADMGVFGLTIPEEFGGFGFPKAAMVVVSEELSRGYIGVGSLGTRSEIAAELILSGGTDAQKAEWLPKISSAEVLPTAVFTEPNTGSDLGSLRTRAVREGETYRITGNKTWITHAARANVMTLLARTDPATTDYRGLSMFLAEKTPGTEGNPFPTAGMTGGEIEVLGYRGMKEYELAFDGFEVKAENLLGGEEGQGFKQLMQTFESARIQTAARAIGVAQNALEVGLQYAEERRQFGKPLIDFPRVSGKLAMMAVEIMVARQLTYFSAWEKDHGHRCDIEAGMAKLLAARVAWAAADNALQIHGGNGFALEYQISRILCDARILNIFEGAGEIQAQVIARRLLG